One genomic window of Sulfurovum lithotrophicum includes the following:
- a CDS encoding septal ring lytic transglycosylase RlpA family protein produces MRRSSILLLLAVFFFSTMLFTGCAGKQKHVYKASGHTSAARQKSTMRCYTVWGKRYNPTYVKVGQKMNGVSSWYGPNFHGKYTSNGEHYNMYARTAAHKTWPMDTMVRVHNLQNGKSTIVRINDRGPFVRGRIIDCSYKAGKEIGLDRMGIAKVQIEVVGFSGKVQSDAAISRARRTNTQARVKLTDFGVQVGAFRRYEGAKIYRQKYAGRYPKYKSVIRKFADVDGAPLYRVWLMGFNSEEEARDFKNCNDMPGAFIVRN; encoded by the coding sequence TTGAGACGATCTTCCATACTTCTACTGCTTGCGGTTTTCTTCTTTTCGACTATGTTGTTTACGGGATGTGCCGGTAAGCAAAAGCATGTCTATAAAGCATCAGGCCATACATCAGCGGCAAGACAGAAGTCTACTATGCGCTGTTATACGGTATGGGGGAAGCGTTATAATCCTACCTATGTGAAAGTAGGACAGAAGATGAATGGTGTCTCGAGTTGGTACGGGCCCAATTTTCACGGAAAATACACCAGTAACGGTGAACATTACAACATGTATGCCAGAACGGCTGCACACAAGACCTGGCCCATGGACACGATGGTAAGGGTACACAATCTGCAGAACGGGAAAAGTACGATCGTGCGTATCAATGACAGGGGGCCGTTCGTCAGAGGGCGAATCATAGACTGTTCCTACAAAGCGGGCAAAGAGATCGGTCTTGACAGAATGGGCATTGCAAAAGTGCAGATAGAAGTGGTCGGTTTTTCCGGAAAAGTGCAGTCTGATGCTGCTATTTCCAGAGCGCGCAGGACCAATACACAAGCGCGTGTGAAACTGACGGACTTCGGTGTACAGGTGGGTGCGTTCAGACGTTATGAAGGCGCGAAGATCTATCGGCAGAAATATGCCGGACGCTATCCGAAATACAAGTCGGTCATCAGGAAGTTTGCGGATGTGGACGGTGCACCACTGTACCGTGTATGGCTGATGGGCTTCAACTCGGAAGAAGAAGCACGTGACTTTAAAAACTGTAATGATATGCCGGGCGCATTCATTGTACGAAATTAA
- the hisB gene encoding imidazoleglycerol-phosphate dehydratase HisB, with translation MIEVTRETKETQISVKLNLYGKGQAKIDTGVGFFDHMLEAFTKHAHIDMEISCSGDTHIDDHHTVEDVGIVIGQALRKAIYPVKSIERFGNATVVMDEASVTCDIDLSNRGFLVFELPIGGKVGEFDVELVEEFFRAFAFNLPLTLHLIYNRGKNKHHIIEAAFKALAVSLRRAVAINENAGIPSTKGVL, from the coding sequence ATGATTGAAGTAACAAGAGAGACAAAAGAGACACAGATCTCGGTAAAACTGAACCTTTACGGGAAGGGACAGGCGAAGATAGACACGGGTGTCGGATTCTTCGACCATATGCTCGAAGCATTCACCAAACATGCACACATCGATATGGAAATATCCTGTAGCGGCGATACGCATATTGACGACCACCATACGGTTGAAGATGTGGGCATTGTGATCGGTCAGGCTTTGCGAAAAGCGATCTACCCTGTCAAGAGTATCGAGCGTTTCGGGAATGCCACGGTCGTGATGGATGAAGCAAGTGTGACCTGCGATATAGATCTTTCCAACCGCGGATTCCTTGTATTTGAACTGCCTATCGGCGGTAAGGTGGGAGAGTTCGATGTAGAACTGGTCGAAGAGTTCTTCCGGGCTTTCGCCTTCAACCTTCCATTGACGCTGCACCTGATCTACAACCGCGGAAAGAACAAACACCACATCATCGAAGCGGCTTTTAAAGCCCTGGCTGTGTCACTGAGACGTGCAGTAGCCATCAATGAGAATGCAGGTATACCGAGTACAAAAGGTGTACTGTGA
- a CDS encoding KdsC family phosphatase, which translates to MSIELIVLDVDGTMTDSRITYSQTGDEIKSFNVKDGLAIASWRKLGKQVAIITGRKSAIVERRAKELRIEHFYQGVENKKEVLDALLERLDISMKHVAAIGDDLNDLSMLKAAEISFVPRDASVHVDRIATVVLSKKGGDGAVREMIEYLIVKEGLEKEYLGLWD; encoded by the coding sequence GTGAGCATTGAACTGATCGTACTCGATGTGGACGGTACTATGACTGACAGCCGTATTACCTATTCACAGACCGGTGATGAAATAAAGTCTTTTAACGTCAAGGATGGTTTGGCGATCGCCAGCTGGAGAAAACTGGGGAAACAGGTGGCCATTATTACCGGCAGGAAGTCGGCTATTGTCGAACGCCGTGCCAAAGAGCTGCGTATAGAGCATTTCTATCAGGGGGTCGAAAACAAAAAAGAGGTCCTCGATGCGCTTTTGGAAAGACTGGATATCAGTATGAAGCATGTAGCAGCCATAGGTGATGACCTCAATGACCTCAGTATGCTCAAGGCGGCCGAGATCTCTTTTGTGCCAAGGGATGCCTCTGTACATGTAGACAGGATCGCTACGGTTGTCCTCTCTAAAAAAGGAGGGGATGGTGCGGTGAGAGAAATGATAGAGTATCTTATCGTCAAAGAGGGGCTGGAAAAAGAGTATCTGGGACTATGGGATTAA
- the lptA gene encoding lipopolysaccharide transport periplasmic protein LptA: MNFIKLLLPFFMLFALYAQKVEVSSDSMKAEEMKKEVHFIGNVKVKQHDSWLHGDKVVVYFDENNKTKMYEAQAIGKEKTVTFEVKEKKGFYKGSALNVKYYPVTSKYVLTGKAVIDDLLNKRHVNGDVITLDMITGNAIVKGSRKKPVKFIFDMKEKK; the protein is encoded by the coding sequence GTGAATTTTATCAAACTGCTGCTCCCTTTTTTCATGCTGTTTGCATTGTATGCCCAAAAGGTGGAAGTCTCCTCTGATTCCATGAAGGCCGAAGAGATGAAAAAAGAGGTACATTTCATCGGGAATGTCAAGGTGAAACAGCATGACAGTTGGCTGCATGGTGACAAAGTGGTCGTTTATTTCGATGAGAACAACAAGACGAAGATGTATGAAGCCCAGGCGATAGGCAAAGAGAAAACAGTGACCTTTGAAGTTAAAGAGAAAAAGGGATTTTACAAAGGAAGTGCACTCAATGTAAAGTATTATCCTGTTACGTCCAAGTATGTCCTGACAGGCAAAGCCGTCATTGATGACCTTCTGAATAAACGACACGTTAACGGAGATGTCATTACGTTGGACATGATCACTGGAAATGCGATAGTCAAAGGCAGCAGAAAAAAACCGGTCAAGTTTATTTTTGATATGAAGGAGAAGAAGTGA
- the yihA gene encoding ribosome biogenesis GTP-binding protein YihA/YsxC, whose product MSAPRIVEASFIKSAQSIADSLPEDMSEVVFLGRSNVGKSSTLNSLTQRKNLAKSSATPGKTQLINFFETRYLFNEESYPVRFVDLPGFGYAKVSKSLKEVWQKNLVEFIEHRVSIRLFIHLRDARHPHAKIDDDVEAYISEFIRPDQRYLTVFTKIDKLNQKERAKLKREFPGSITVSNMKKNGHDRVHYEILSTIFGVDEEKTV is encoded by the coding sequence GTGAGTGCACCACGTATCGTAGAAGCATCTTTTATAAAGTCTGCCCAGAGTATCGCTGATTCTCTTCCTGAAGATATGAGTGAAGTGGTCTTTCTGGGGCGCTCCAATGTAGGCAAAAGCTCAACACTCAACTCTCTGACACAGCGTAAGAACCTGGCAAAAAGCTCTGCCACACCGGGAAAAACACAACTGATCAACTTCTTTGAAACACGCTATCTTTTCAATGAAGAGAGTTATCCTGTACGCTTTGTCGATCTGCCTGGTTTTGGATATGCCAAGGTCTCAAAGTCACTTAAAGAGGTCTGGCAGAAGAATCTGGTCGAGTTCATCGAACACCGTGTCTCCATCAGGCTTTTTATCCATTTGCGTGACGCACGGCATCCCCATGCCAAAATAGATGATGATGTGGAAGCGTACATTTCCGAGTTCATCCGTCCCGATCAGCGTTACCTGACCGTCTTTACCAAGATCGACAAACTCAATCAGAAAGAGCGGGCCAAGCTCAAACGGGAATTCCCCGGTTCCATTACGGTGTCGAACATGAAGAAGAACGGACACGACAGGGTACATTACGAAATACTCAGTACGATCTTCGGTGTCGATGAGGAGAAAACGGTTTGA